A stretch of DNA from Mycobacterium senriense:
CGGCGTCGAACCAGTGGTATGGGGCAGATTGACCTCGTATCATTCAATTAGTTGCCCCTGTAACGGGCATCCGCGTGCTACCGGTAGTCACGTGCCAAACAGCCGGCAAGGAGGGACGAATGCCACTCTCCGATCATGAGCAGCGGATGCTCGATCAGATCGAGAGCGCTCTCTACGCCGAGGACCCCAAGTTCGCGTCGAGTGTCCGTGGCGGAGGTTTCCGCGCGCCCACCACCCGTCGGCGGCTGCAGGGCGTGGCGTTGTTCGTCGTCGGTCTGGCGATGCTGGTCTCCGGAGTGGCGTTAAAGGCGACGATGATCGGAAACTTCCCGATCCTCAGCGTCTTCGGGTTCATCGTCATGTTTGGCGGCGTGATCTTCGCGATCACCGGCCCCCGGTTGTCCGGCAGGCCCGATCATTCCGGCCCGGCCGCTACTTCGCTGCGTCAGCGCCGCAACAAGGGCGGGGGTTCGTTCACCAGTCGCATGGAGGATCGGTTCCGCCGCCGCTTCGACGACTGAGCGCGTCAACACACTCGGGGTAGCCATCGGCTGCCCCGATTTCTTTTTCCGGGATCCGTTCGGCCGGCCGAGCCGCTGACACCTGCGCAACCGTCGATGCCGTTTTGCAGCCCAATCGAGCCCCAACCGAGCCGCGTTGCGACATTTATGCCCCACCGCGCCCCACTAGAGTTCCCCACTACGCCCACAACGAGCGTTTTGCCTGGTAGATATCCTTTGCCCGCGGGCCCGGAACACGCCCGGGGATGGACTCGACACACCTTATCTGGGGTGCTGACGGCGTCCTGACGACGGATAACCCTGAAAACGCCACGACGACACCCAAAGAATGGGGCGTAGTGGGGGATTGTGGGGTATGGTGGCTGCAGTGTTTGGGTGACCCCATAGGGGAGGTGAGCTGGTGTTTCTCGGCACCTACACGCCCAAACTCGACGACAAGGGGCGGCTGACGCTGCCCGCCAAGTTCCGTGACGCGCTGGCAGGGGGGTTGATGGTCACCAAGAGCCAGGACCACAGCCTCGCCGTCTACCCGCGGGCGGAATTCGAGCAACTGGCCCGCCGCGCGAGCAAGGCCTCGCGGAGTAACCCCGAGGCCCGGGCGTTTCTCCGCAATCTCGCCGCCGGCACCGACGAGCAGCATCCCGACGCGCAGGGCCGGATCACCCTGTCGGCCGACCACCGGCGCTACGCGAACCTCTCCAAGGACTGCGTGGTCATCGGAGCGATCGACAACCTCGAGATCTGGGACGCGCAGGCCTGGCAGGACTACCAAGAGACCCACGAAGAGAACTTCTCCGCGGCCAGCGATGAAGCACTCGGCGACATCATCTGAGGCGCATGCCCGTGCAACGTGGCCTCTGCCCGAACCGACCCTGGCGTACTTCCCCAACGCCAGGTTCGCGACTTCGGTCAGAGGCCTCGATGCAGGGGCGCCGCACCTGCTAAGGCAGGTCCGGGCGGCACAGACCCGCAGCGGCGCGGGGGCCCGTCGCTTGGGGGCCCGAGCGGCCGACGGGTGCCGGCAGATCCGTGGAGGCGTTGCGGTGGCTGACAATTCGAATTCCAACGACTACGGGCATGTCCCCGTCCTGCTGGAACGCTGCGTCGAACTGCTCACGCCCGCACTGATCCGTCACCACCCCGACGGGTCGGGAGCGACGCTGCTGGACGCCACGCTCGGCGCCGGCGGGCACGCAGAACGGTTCCTCACCGACCTGCCGGGCCTGCGGCTGATCGGACTGGACCATGATCCCAGCGCGCTGGACATCGCCCGGACACGGCTGGCGCGCTTCGCCGACCGGGTCACGCTGGTGCACACGCGCTACGACGGCATCGCTGCAGCGCTGGACGAATCGGGTTATGCGGCAACCGAATCGGTTGACGGAATGCTGTTCGACCTCGGGGTGTCGTCCATGCAGCTCGACCGCGCCGAGCGTGGCTTCGCCTACGCCCAGGACGCGCCGCTGGACATGCGGATGGACCCCTCGTCGCCGCTGACCGCGGCCGACATCGTCAACACCTACGACGAGGCGGAGCTGGCGAACATCTTGCACCGCTACGGCGAGGAGCGGTTCGCGCGTCGCATCGCCGCGCACATCGTGCGCCGGCGCGCGCGTGAGCCGTTCACGTCGACCTCGGACCTGGTGGCCCTGCTCTACGAAGCGATTCCGGCCGCGGCCCGGCGCACCGGCGGGCACCCGGCCAAGCGCACGTTCCAGGCGCTGCGGGTCGCGGTCAACGACGAGCTGGACACGCTGCGCCGGGCGCTCCCGGCCGCCCTGGACGCCCTGGACGTCGGCGGGCGCATCGTGGTGATGGCCTACCAATCGCTGGAGGACCGGATCGTCAAGCGTCTCTTCGCCCAGGCGGTCGCGTCGCGCACCCCGGTGGATCTGCCGGTCGAGCTTCCCGGCCACGAGCCGCGATTCCGGGCCTTGACGCACGGCGCCGGGCGCGCCGACGCCACCGAGGTCGAACGCAATCCACGCAGTGCCGCAGTGCGATTACGGGCGCTGCAACGAATGGAATCACAGCAGGCTAGCGGGAAAGGCGACGCATGAGAGCAGAGCGCGAGACGTCCAAACGGCGCGGCGGCACCGACCGCCGGGGTGGACGTGACGGTTCTGCCCGGCGGAGCCGCAGGCCCACCGCCGAATCCGGCTCGGCGCGGCGTGCCCGGTCCTCGGCGCCCACCCGTGAAGCCCGCGCGCCCAAGTCCGGGCCGCAGACCAGCCCCATCGCCCGGCCGGTCGAGCGGCCGGCCCGGCCCAAAAGCACCAGCCAGGCAAAGGCTCGGGCCAGGGCACGGAAAGCCAAGGCGCCCAAGGTTGTTCGCCCTCGCCTGACCGAACGGCTGGCCGCCCGGCTGGCGGCGATCGACCTGCGGCCGCGGACGTTGGCCAGCAAGGTGCCGTTCGTCGTGCTGATCATCGGCGCGCTGGGCGTCGGGCTCGGGCTGACGCTGTGGCTGTCCACCGACTCCGCCGAGCGCTCCTACAAGTTGAGCCACGCCCGCGAGCGGACCCGGCTGCTGCAGCAACAGAAGGAGGCGCTGGAGCGCGACGTGCGCGAGGCCGAGGCCGCCCCGGCGCTGGCGGAGGCCGCCCGCAAGCAGGGCATGATCCCGAGCAGG
This window harbors:
- a CDS encoding DUF3040 domain-containing protein encodes the protein MPLSDHEQRMLDQIESALYAEDPKFASSVRGGGFRAPTTRRRLQGVALFVVGLAMLVSGVALKATMIGNFPILSVFGFIVMFGGVIFAITGPRLSGRPDHSGPAATSLRQRRNKGGGSFTSRMEDRFRRRFDD
- the mraZ gene encoding division/cell wall cluster transcriptional repressor MraZ encodes the protein MFLGTYTPKLDDKGRLTLPAKFRDALAGGLMVTKSQDHSLAVYPRAEFEQLARRASKASRSNPEARAFLRNLAAGTDEQHPDAQGRITLSADHRRYANLSKDCVVIGAIDNLEIWDAQAWQDYQETHEENFSAASDEALGDII
- the rsmH gene encoding 16S rRNA (cytosine(1402)-N(4))-methyltransferase RsmH; this encodes MKHSATSSEAHARATWPLPEPTLAYFPNARFATSVRGLDAGAPHLLRQVRAAQTRSGAGARRLGARAADGCRQIRGGVAVADNSNSNDYGHVPVLLERCVELLTPALIRHHPDGSGATLLDATLGAGGHAERFLTDLPGLRLIGLDHDPSALDIARTRLARFADRVTLVHTRYDGIAAALDESGYAATESVDGMLFDLGVSSMQLDRAERGFAYAQDAPLDMRMDPSSPLTAADIVNTYDEAELANILHRYGEERFARRIAAHIVRRRAREPFTSTSDLVALLYEAIPAAARRTGGHPAKRTFQALRVAVNDELDTLRRALPAALDALDVGGRIVVMAYQSLEDRIVKRLFAQAVASRTPVDLPVELPGHEPRFRALTHGAGRADATEVERNPRSAAVRLRALQRMESQQASGKGDA